The window TTCTGGTATTTGACTTTTTGGTTACTTCCGCTCACTTGTATTTTTTCTGAATGTGTTGGAGTGGCTTAgtgaatttatgtttatatggCAGTGtgataatttgttttctatcGTTGGTTGtgtttgagttttttaattttcagaCTAATACACTCCTGTTTATGGATTCGTTTCGGACTTTTGCAGCAAATGTTAGAAATGGAATtttatgaacattttaaaaacttatccGGTAATGGTCAATCATATGTCAGAAGGAAAACTATTCAAAGAGTTGCAGCGTGAATGTCTGTCAATGCTTTCTGCCATTTGACAATTTTAGTTACTCCagttaatttctcttttttctaagTATTGAGCAGTCGCCTGGTGGTGATATtgtgttattttgtttggCGTTTGTGTTACAGTTGCAGGGCAGCACTCTTCAAAATTATACTAGCAAATACACACCCGTTTTACCATTTTCCACTGCTTGTAATTCAGCCAGATGTTCTCAGcttgtttttagaaaaggtGGAGTAACATTTGCTGTCACAACTGAACGTACAAAGGCTGGGCAGTATCGTGCATGCGATGGGCCAAGTGTTTTCACTCTATATTCCCGCTTACCATTGAGATTTCCTCATTCTGCTGCATTACCAAATGCTTCTAACCAACAGCTGTTAAATGGCATTTTTGCACATAAACTTCCTAATTATAGAGCGTTTGGAAGGAAGTTCTTTTCTAACACTACAGAAGCATTGAATGGAactaagaaaaagaatgttaAATATGCAAGGAAGGGAACAAGTACATTCCCAATTGAAGgatcaaataaaaagttgaaggGTGAAAAGCCTGTTGCTACATctaggaaaaaaagaattagtgCTTCAAAGGCCTCAGGCTCCACCTATGTTGGTGAAACAAATTCAAGCGATCAGTTGGTTGGTGCTATGAAGGAGGCAAAtctagtttcttcttcttcatccacTAGGAAAGCATCCAAGGGTTTGAATGAAAAGAAGTCTCGGagcaagaaaaagaaggaggCTATTTCTTCAACCAATGATGCAGATGTTAAAGCCGTATGCAAGGATGGTCAGTCAAAGAGCTTTGGTAGCAGCAATACTGACCAGGATGTTGTACAAGATCCAAAGGTTTTTGCAAGTAGTTGATGTTTTCAATCCATTTTTCCCGTCCCATTGCATTATTTTAACTAACAGTGCAATTTTTCAGAAAAATGTAACCGGGGGTACTTCCAAAGATTCTgcttcaaccaaaaaaaaatccaataagCAAAAACGCAGTTCCAGCAGAAAGAAAGAAGCTACGAAAAGCGCTAATAAGTTGCGACAGAAGCCACACGTCGTAGTGGATGCAAGGGGGACATCTCAGGTAAGGACCACTTTCAAGCAGCTATATCCCCCAATGGGAAAATCTGTTGTGATTGTGGAATCTGTTGCAAAGGCAAAAGTTATTCAGAATTATCTTGGTGATATGTTTGTGGTGCTACCTAGCCATGGCCATGTTAGAGACTTGGCTGCAAGGTCTGGATCTGTAAGACCTGATGACGACTTCATTATGGTGTGGGAGGTTCCTTCTGCTGCCTGGACTCATCTCAAAAGCATTGAACTTTCCTTAAATGGGTATGCATCTGGCTTCTATTGTTAGCTTGGCCTGCTTACAACTGTATTTTTGGCTAGTTTGATAATGATTGTTAAGTCTATGCGTACACTCACATGCACAtctgtatttcttttattaaggTTGGCTTGCTTTTTGTACACGGTTTTTGTTGTGCTTTGTGCATCTGTGTCAATTATTTTGTGATGTCTAATATGctctattttctctttcttccaattatgtcattttttttacgaTGCCTAATatactttctttaatcttaCCTCCGATACCTTCagttttaactttcttttctttcttgatgTGTTTATTCTCAGAGCAGAGAACCTTATTCTTGCATCTGATCCAGATCAAGAAGGTGAAGCTATTGCTTGGCATATAATTGAGATGTTGCAGCACCAGAATTCTCTACATGAAGGTATTAGCATAGCAAGGGTTGTTTTTCATGAAATAACCGAGGCTTCTATCAAGAGTGCCCTGCAATCTCCTAGAGTAATTGATGAAAACTTGGTTCAGGCTTACCTTGCACGCCGTGCTTTAGATTATTTGATTGGATTTAATATTTCACCATTATTATGGAAGAAATTACCAGGTTGCCGATCACCTGGGCGTGTTCAATCAGCTGCACTCGCCCTAATATGTGATAGAGAAACGGAAATTGATGAATTTCATGCACAAGAATATTGGACTATTGACATTAAGTTGAACCAAAAAAATCCTTGTTCTTCAGTGGGAGATTTTGCAGTCCCTGCACATTTGACccattttgattttaagaaGTTAAATCAGCTTGCAATCAGCTCCAACATGGAGGCAAAGAACATAGAAACTGCGCTGAAATCAGTAAATTTTCAAGTGCTTAGCTCTAAAAAGAGTATAGTGCAGACAAACCCTCCAATGCCATATATAACATCTACACTTCAGCAAGATGCagcaaacaaatttaatttcccTGCAAGTTACACAATGCAGGTATGTGGTAATTTTGTTTGTCCTCATCATGAAGTTcttgttataaaatattgcAGTCATGTTGTGTTAAAATCTTACTTCAAATCAGCAGTCAGCACCAACTAGTTATTCTCCTCTATTAATAACGCGGTATCTACTACTGTGTTACTGGATGATGGTGTCTGTGCTAGTTGTAAGAGCCTGTTGGACATACCAGCTGTAAGAGCCTTGTCGGTTGCATGGTCAGTCACCTTGCCAAAGTAACGATGATTTTATGTAGTGAgttatcatcatcattattttttataatgaaagaattacttgaaaaaaaagagtatcTAAAATCCAAGTTCTCTAAAGAGGGTAACACTGCTAAAGAGGGGGCTCTAGCTGTACACAATAGTGCTTCTATAATAGTTACAAAaggttttcaaatatgatgCTTGGAGGAAAGCATAGAATAGTGCGTGTTCAAGTGGCAAGTTGTGATATTAGATTCTGGGAGTGTTTTCCTCCGCACCTCTCTTCTTGGAGTTATCTTAGATGAAACTTAATTCTGTTTGTAGCGTTGTTTGGAAATAACATTATCCTGTGAAAGTCAAATTCTTTTGCTGGTATATTGTGTTGGGGGGTATTGATCCAAATTATgaatcttgttttttctttgtttttaagtttgtgtCTTATACAACTTTCTATGCAGCTTGCCCAGAAACTTTATGAGGGAATTCAATTGGCTGATGGAAAAGCAGCTGGTCTAATAACTTATCCAAGAACGGATGGGCTGCATGTAAAAACTTTTTGCCTTTGATTATATTGCCGTGCTATCTCTTGTTATTTCTTTGGCAACACAGCTGGGTTTATCTTGTTACCCAAGTTTATTTTTACCAATTAATTACTATCggattttattctttctttgatgTTACTTATGtgatttttcatataaatgcATGGGAGAAAGTGAAATTAGTTCTTAGGTTCATGTTCTATTTCACCTTTGTCCTGGTTCATGCTTTGTTGCCATTTCTAAAAAATCTTACCGTCTAATCCTCGTTGCTTGAACCACTTCCTATTTAGATCTCTGATGAAGCCGTTAAGGACATTCACTCCCTGATTATGCAAAggtaaaagttcaaaattccacttttcttttctttgtaactttatttcaaatatttagttGCAATTTGTATTCCCTCCATCCCGTACAAGGGTTTTAGTGCAtccaattatttattcttaaaaatgtACTGTTTACAGATATGGGCAGGATTTTGTATCCAAAAgtggacacaaatattttaagaaggTGAATAAAGCTCAAGAGGCTGACGAAGCAATCAGACCCACTGATGTGCAACTCTTGCCCTGTAATTATACAATCTTCTAGCTGATTAATGCTTGATTTGggaaaatatgtatatatataagttattttatcCTAGTAACATACTCCTACTTTGTTAACTTGTGAGACTGTTTCTTTAGCCTTCCcatttttatgaaaacatttttaCCGATTATTGATCGTTTTATTTCATTGCATTCACTTCCAGCAATGCTAGTGGGAATACTTGACGAAGATTCTCACAAACTATACTCTCTTATTTGGCTCAGAACGATGGCATGTCAAATGGAACCTTCTATCAGTGAACAGGTTAAGATGCATGTTCCATTATGCTATTTATTCTCTTATTCagtgttttacttttttcaattgttgataaattttatcatagtAACATGTGGcttatttaataaaactcaatgtttattattttttcttattaagaaGATACTACCATGACATCCTATATCCATACGAGTTCTtgttaattattcaaaaaataaataaaaaatatactaattcCAAAAGCCATGAAACAGAAGTGGCAAGTGGGTTGATACTGAGGACAACCAGATTCCAACTGAGAGGGTTAACAATAATATGATGCATTTTTTACAAGTTTATGATGTCTGGTAGAGACGCCGAGGACATGAGTCACCCTGCCTAAAAATGAGCTTATTGAGGCTTAGTGTGAAATTATAAATCAGGATGGGTTCTACATTAGTTTTCAAATGTCAATGAATAGTTTCTGTatcttgttttccttttataagaaatgaaataaattctGGGTTTCTTTTAGAGCAGATTAGTACTGCactgtttttctttctgaAGGTATTGCATTGTATTTCTCTgcttgttttcttctcttttgtttttaaattgtagtTAACTTCAATTTGAGTGTCCTTTTGAACAGACTATGACAGCATGATTTCTCTTTGTAAACATATGTGTCTATGTTACCAGATTGAAATTGACTGTGGACTTACCGATGAATCCATCGTTTCCGGATCTACATGCTCAAGAGTTCAATTTCGTGGGTTTCAAGATATTTTTGAGGTATGAGAGTCCTGCTTAGTATTATTTGAGAGGGAGgttgattattttgtttacttaATGTAGCGGATGCTTTCAAATGTTTACcttccatcatttttttagtcAATCTCAACTTCCAGTAATCAATTATAACTTTCTTtactgaaaaaaaatgtatgagATTTGGGGGGTGGGGGAGTGGATAGCgttaggtttttctttttctctctgcctttgtttctttcccctttaaattatttgttatcactTTTGCTAAAGACTCACGAGGTTTTTTGGTTATCCAATAGGATGATGCCTACAATTCAATGAATGGAATTATTCTAGGCTCGAAGTTCACTTTAATGATAGGAATGTCATTAGGATATTATTAGGATAGTAATTAGATAGGGAGTTTGTTATGTCGGTTTGCTTTAAATAGGGGGAAGGAGGAAGCAATGTTTTGAGGCGCGACTAAGTCGCACGGATTGGGCTTCTCCTTGAACAGGCGAGGCGTTGTGCATTAGGCACGCAACTTATAAGGCACAAAGGCGCAAAAGGCTGTTGAGGCATGGGCTTTTCACTCAGTTGTGGGTTGgacttttaatatatatatatatatatatatatatatatatatatatatatatatatatatatatatatatatatatatatatatatatatatatatatatatatatatatatatatttatatttatatattatatttatatatatacacatatattttttaaacctaattacatgtcttttaagttaataaacaTCCCAACTCTATGTTTTAAAGCGAGCGGCTTTAGCAATCCACCTTGGTCAAGTCTCATTTCCACCTTGgttatatacttatattttatacattgttgCTCCTTTcatacacacatacacacacatgtatatattctttatatatagtgCACctcatgaaaaaaaagtcCACACCTTTTGTGCGCCTTGCACCTAGGCTCCAGAGGGTCATTGCGCCTTAGTGCGCCTTGAACCTTTTAAAACACTAGGAAGAAGATAGCATTCTTTCTGGTATTGATTTCAAAGGGTGGGACCCATTTAGACATTTACTTCTAGAATTCATGAATGATGAAAAAACAAGAGCCTCCAGGTGAGAAGCAAAAGGACCCAAACTTCTGAACTCTTTCAGCCCTTAGCTCCGTCACAACTGCCCACCTCTTCATCTTGAAGTGGGGAACAAGAACCTGTATAAAAAGATAGTCAGAAAATTTGTTGGGAGGACACTTTGATTGTCACCAAGCGCAATTTTCATGATAACTGGAGCATGCTTGTTGTGCCATTATAAGGTGGTTGGATGGAATTAAGAAATTTCTCTATGCATTTATGGAACGAGAAGTCTTTTAAAGCGGTTGGTTACATGTTTGGTGGATTTATAGATTTCACCGATGAAAACTCAAGTCTCATTGAATGCTTGGAAGTGACCATCAAAGTAAAAGGGAACTACTGGGGTTTTGTTCTTGTTGAATTTGAGTTGATAGACGaccttgaaaattttcttctacAAGTTGTGACCTTCTAGGACACCAATCTTCTCGTAGACAAAGTGGCCAAAATCCATGGATCCTTTTTATCAGAGCAAGATGCGAGATTCTTTCAGTCAGTACAGAGGAGTAGTTTGATAGAAGCCGTCTTCTTCTCCAAAGAGAGTCAGAAGCACACGGGGAtgtgtttctttcaaatatgaGGTCCAAATTGATCAAATTGGGCTCGGGCGTTGAAATGGTCTAGTCTAACTCAAAAGGAATAGGCATTGCTCTTGAGGATTACACTAATTGTGGGCCCAATCCCTATGATGGTCCATCTAGAATTGTTATTGTAGAGAAGACCCACCTTCCCAAATCTGACTGTATTTGAGAACAACTCtactctttctcttttaaatgATGAGGTGATTGGAATTAGAGTGAAACGGAGTGAGAGCCAACCTCTTTGCAAAATTCGTTCCCCTCGAGCAAGGAAGTGGTCATGGCGTTACTTGATTATAATTTATGCATTCATGTCGTCTCAAGGAAAGGGAAGTTGCAGAGAAAGGATGGGgcctctaataataataaaaagctTATCAAAGAAGTCAAAGCTCTGCTGGGTAATTGGAAAAGGGAAGCTCTAGCAGCTAAAGCTAGTACAACCTAGGGCTTCGATGGTTATCCTTGTTAATTATCTCTTGGAATGTTAGGGATCTTAATGCTCGCCCCAAAAGAGTTGTAGTTAAAGATCCTTTAGTGAAACACAATACAAATGTTGTTATTCTTCGGGAGTGCAAGGTTAGTGAGGTTGTGTTAGGCCGCCTATTATACATACTTACAAATGCAAGGGCAAAAAGGGGAATACCTAGGGGATAACCCATCCAGATATGATAGGAGAGGAGAATAACGACTAAGAGACCCACTTGCGGAAGGAGTGTTTAAAGAATGTTTGGGGATTGTTGAAAGCAGGGTTTATTTTGGGAAAAGCTACTGAGAGCTTTTTAGGGAGAAGAACCAATGTTCTCAAGTTTGTTGGGGTTTATTTTCCATTGTTGCTTGTTTGTGTAAGAACTTG of the Cucumis sativus cultivar 9930 chromosome 3, Cucumber_9930_V3, whole genome shotgun sequence genome contains:
- the LOC101210823 gene encoding uncharacterized protein LOC101210823 isoform X2, with translation MSQLQKSLSLASSSSNAISSSVFSTAFSAFSSSRLRHFTTKLQGSTLQNYTSKYTPVLPFSTACNSARCSQLVFRKGGVTFAVTTERTKAGQYRACDGPSVFTLYSRLPLRFPHSAALPNASNQQLLNGIFAHKLPNYRAFGRKFFSNTTEALNGTKKKNVKYARKGTSTFPIEGSNKKLKGEKPVATSRKKRISASKASGSTYVGETNSSDQLVGAMKEANLVSSSSSTRKASKGLNEKKSRSKKKKEAISSTNDADVKAVCKDGQSKSFGSSNTDQDVVQDPKKNVTGGTSKDSASTKKKSNKQKRSSSRKKEATKSANKLRQKPHVVVDARGTSQVRTTFKQLYPPMGKSVVIVESVAKAKVIQNYLGDMFVVLPSHGHVRDLAARSGSVRPDDDFIMVWEVPSAAWTHLKSIELSLNGAENLILASDPDQEGEAIAWHIIEMLQHQNSLHEGISIARVVFHEITEASIKSALQSPRVIDENLVQAYLARRALDYLIGFNISPLLWKKLPGCRSPGRVQSAALALICDRETEIDEFHAQEYWTIDIKLNQKNPCSSVGDFAVPAHLTHFDFKKLNQLAISSNMEAKNIETALKSVNFQVLSSKKSIVQTNPPMPYITSTLQQDAANKFNFPASYTMQLAQKLYEGIQLADGKAAGLITYPRTDGLHISDEAVKDIHSLIMQRYGQDFVSKSGHKYFKKVNKAQEADEAIRPTDVQLLPSMLVGILDEDSHKLYSLIWLRTMACQMEPSISEQIEIDCGLTDESIVSGSTCSRVQFRGFQDIFEDPEVHAVKHENHEESGQDELFRILNALKPGDQLSLLAVELKQHFTQPPPRYSEGTLVKRMEELGIGRPSTYATTIKVLQDRNYVSVKSCVLHPEFRGRIVSAFLCHHFSEVSNCSSTADIENKLDNVSAGLTEWKGFLRDCWTQISSYCKRANNVNVNQVEKMLEKKYGDFLFSFLPDNSRACPSCPDGTLCFKVSRFGVGYYIGCDQHPSCKYVAKTLFGEDEDKDKDPSEIDNGGVEPKVLGLHPVLKEKVLLKTGPFGCYIQLGEDRKGYMPKRASVFEIKDVNSITLDFAIDRLRYPITLGKHPKDGQPVIIKIARTGFTIRHGRTIASIPKNLKPNNVDLAKALKLLSSSGVRRVGRPKGLLPKVEDDFY
- the LOC101210823 gene encoding uncharacterized protein LOC101210823 isoform X1; amino-acid sequence: MSQLQKSLSLASSSSNAISSSVFSTAFSAFSSSRLRHFTTKNHLAASILKAYPLQGSTLQNYTSKYTPVLPFSTACNSARCSQLVFRKGGVTFAVTTERTKAGQYRACDGPSVFTLYSRLPLRFPHSAALPNASNQQLLNGIFAHKLPNYRAFGRKFFSNTTEALNGTKKKNVKYARKGTSTFPIEGSNKKLKGEKPVATSRKKRISASKASGSTYVGETNSSDQLVGAMKEANLVSSSSSTRKASKGLNEKKSRSKKKKEAISSTNDADVKAVCKDGQSKSFGSSNTDQDVVQDPKKNVTGGTSKDSASTKKKSNKQKRSSSRKKEATKSANKLRQKPHVVVDARGTSQVRTTFKQLYPPMGKSVVIVESVAKAKVIQNYLGDMFVVLPSHGHVRDLAARSGSVRPDDDFIMVWEVPSAAWTHLKSIELSLNGAENLILASDPDQEGEAIAWHIIEMLQHQNSLHEGISIARVVFHEITEASIKSALQSPRVIDENLVQAYLARRALDYLIGFNISPLLWKKLPGCRSPGRVQSAALALICDRETEIDEFHAQEYWTIDIKLNQKNPCSSVGDFAVPAHLTHFDFKKLNQLAISSNMEAKNIETALKSVNFQVLSSKKSIVQTNPPMPYITSTLQQDAANKFNFPASYTMQLAQKLYEGIQLADGKAAGLITYPRTDGLHISDEAVKDIHSLIMQRYGQDFVSKSGHKYFKKVNKAQEADEAIRPTDVQLLPSMLVGILDEDSHKLYSLIWLRTMACQMEPSISEQIEIDCGLTDESIVSGSTCSRVQFRGFQDIFEDPEVHAVKHENHEESGQDELFRILNALKPGDQLSLLAVELKQHFTQPPPRYSEGTLVKRMEELGIGRPSTYATTIKVLQDRNYVSVKSCVLHPEFRGRIVSAFLCHHFSEVSNCSSTADIENKLDNVSAGLTEWKGFLRDCWTQISSYCKRANNVNVNQVEKMLEKKYGDFLFSFLPDNSRACPSCPDGTLCFKVSRFGVGYYIGCDQHPSCKYVAKTLFGEDEDKDKDPSEIDNGGVEPKVLGLHPVLKEKVLLKTGPFGCYIQLGEDRKGYMPKRASVFEIKDVNSITLDFAIDRLRYPITLGKHPKDGQPVIIKIARTGFTIRHGRTIASIPKNLKPNNVDLAKALKLLSSSGVRRVGRPKGLLPKVEDDFY